The proteins below come from a single Lineus longissimus chromosome 5, tnLinLong1.2, whole genome shotgun sequence genomic window:
- the LOC135488263 gene encoding uncharacterized protein LOC135488263, protein MVADGTDDGDPADNLEGLNLRILHTRLLDFEDGVWFAFIRNMRAAGLMPNIPAGYEVLSKMMMEVFLKGFAHNQDYIGTFLQDCLPNLAPLYKANAPAETSDKSLAFGVPHCLVYGRGEELRVGPDRSRQRYRQIKQKKNCDQSRSRSRSSSPENPLGMVYREGFEHEPRHAERKRYPAEIIVKNEAISNFTESHKPDIMFIDYSHRDGCLRVKLVVEISTNVRYGRDVDFYPNYVEYATAHCVWSCFSSLQSGQTKVIGLCCFVEGFRGIKIEKTGDHQWSVHETKFVHFTNSDDVGLLLATINDEVGVADNQ, encoded by the exons ATGGTGGCCGATGGAACTGATGATGGCGATCCTGCAGACAACCTTGAAGGGCTCAATCTGCGTATTCTGCATACCCGTCTGTTAGACTTTGAGGATGGTGTCTGGTTTGCATTTATTAGGAATATGAGGGCTGCAGGGCTCATGCCAAACATA CCTGCTGGGTATGAAGTGTTGAGTAAGATGATGATGGAGGTGTTCCTGAAAGGTTTTGCTCATAACCAAGACTACATTGGTACGTTTCTTCAGGACTGTTTACCTAACTTGGCACCATTGTATAAGGCAAATGCACCAGCTGAAACATCAGATAAGTCATTGGCCTTTGGTGTCCCACATTGTCTTGTCTATGGGCGAGGTGAAGAACTACGTGTAGGGCCTGATCGGTCTCGGCAACGATATCGGCAgattaaacaaaaaaagaattgTGACCAATCTCGGTCTCGGTCTCGATCTTCCAGTCCCGAAAATCCTCTGGGAATGGTCTATAGAGAAGGTTTTGAACATGAACCTCGTCatgcagaaagaaaacgctATCCAGCAGAGATCATTGTAAAAAATGAGGCGATTAGTAACTTCACTGAATCCCATAAACCTGATATAATGTTCATTGATTATAGCCACAGGGATGGGTGTCTCAGAGTTAAGTTGGTTGTTGAAATAAGTACCAATGTGAGATATGGTCGGGATGTTGACTTTTACCCCAACTATGTTGAGTATGCTACAGCACATTGTGTGTGGTCCTGCTTTTCATCGTTACAGTCAGGGCAGACTAAGGTCATTGGTTTGTGTTGTTTTGTTGAAGGCTTCAGAGGCATTAAAATTGAAAAGACTGGTGATCATCAGTGGTCCGTGCATGAAACCAAATTCGTACATTTCACTAACAGTGATGATGTTGGGCTGCTTCTCGCCACTATAAATGATGAGGTTGGTGTTGCTGATAACCAATAA